The following coding sequences lie in one Desmodus rotundus isolate HL8 chromosome 1, HLdesRot8A.1, whole genome shotgun sequence genomic window:
- the LOC112304691 gene encoding protein SET-like — KEQQEAIEHIDEVQNEIDRLNEQATVEDSEEILKVEQKYNKLRQLFFQKRSELIAKIPNFGVTIFVSHPQVEEEDEEALHYLTRVEMTKFEDIKSGYRIDFYFDENPYFKNKFLSKEFHLNESSDPSLKSTEIKWKSGKDLMKCSSQTQNKASRKRQHEEPESFFTWFTDHSDAGVDEIGEVRKDDIWPNLLQYYLLPDTDDEEGEEEEEGEGEGEEEEEDDEEEEGLEDIDEEGDEDEAEEDDEGEEGEEDKGEDD, encoded by the exons aaagaacagcaagaGGCAATTGAACATATTGATGAAGTACAAAATGAAATAGACAGACTTAATGAACAA gccactgtggaagacagtgagGAGATTTTGAAAGTAGAACAGAAATATAACAAACTCCGCCAACTGTTTTTTCAGAAGAGGTCAGAATTGATCGCCAAAATCCCAAATTTTGGGGTAACAATATTTGTCAGCCATCCACAAGtggaggaagaggatgaggaggcACTGCATTATTTGACAAGagttgaaatgacaaaatttgaAGATATTAAATCAGGTTAcagaatagatttttattttgatgaaaatccttacttcaaaaataaatttctctccaAAGAATTTCATCTGAATGAGAGTAGCGATCCATCTTTAAAGTCCACTGAAATCAAATGGAAATCTGGAAAGGATTTGATGAAATGTTCAAGTCAAACACAGAATAAAGCCAGCAGGAAGAGGCAGCATGAGGAACCAGAGAGCTTTTTTACCTGGTTTACTGACCATTCTGATGCAGGTGTAGATGAGATAGGAGAAGTCagaaagg atgatattTGGCCAAATCTATTACAGTACTACTTGCTCCCTGATACGGATGacgaagaaggagaagaagaagaagaaggagaaggagaaggagaagaagaagaagaagatgatgaagaggaagaagggtTGGAAGATATTGATGAAGAAGGGGATGAGGATGAAGCTGAAGAAGATgatgagggggaggaaggagaggaagataaAGGAGAAGATGACTAA